agtgctttgggggGAAgcgactgtctttttgttctgtgtttgaacagtgcctTGCAGAGTCAGGTCCTgatccatgcctggggctcccgggtgccatggtaatacaaataattactaaGGGAAATGAAGGCAATATCTGAAAAGTCACtcaggaagtccatggcagagtaGAATAGAGATCTTATGGTTTCCAGTTCAGTGCCGTAGCCACAAGACCTTCTTTACATTTGtatagattgtttgtttgtttcttctttatTCGTGATTGTATTTTACTAAACAAGAAGCTATCAAAATATGTGTAAATGAAGATTAGTTACTTTTGATATTTTCTTTGTACTCATGGCATGAACGTAACACACACTCTTTGCTCCTTTTTTGTCTCTGGGACCCCTCAGTGTAATTACATCTTTATTATACATGTTCAGCTAATTCTTTATAGTAGAATCTGCTAAATTAGAATGCCACTATAGATGGTCTTTAGTTCTGATTACATGGAATTCACAGTTAATAGAAAATACTGGATAATTATTCATGTCTCTGTCTGGGGAGAGCAGTGACGTTAATGAAGAGGCCAAGGGAGTTGGGAGGAGACTGTGCTGGGACAGGATCTGAGCCTGTTGCTTGTCCAGCTTTCACTGTAAGGAGTCCTGAGTTCGTATTTGGCAAGAAGCTAGCAGGGAGAGTTTTGAAATACCGTAACTTCGTATACTTTCTGCACATATCACAGCTATTGTTAATGTATCTAATTCTTGATATGTCTTAGCTGCTTTGCAGTGCAGAACTGTTTGATCAAATCTAGAAAAGTATTGGAATACTGTTCAAattcagagagggagagaatgcTCTATACTATTCTGTGCAAagagggcttttaaaaaaagcaaggtGCTGCTGAACAGGCTGAAAACTACAgtatgtgggggaaaaaaagggcgGGGGAGATGCTTTTTGTTAGGACAAAATAATGCCATGCTTGTTTGGCTAGACACGTGCAAGaatgaagaggggaaaaaatgggatGGTCTGGATAGCTGGACAAAGGTGAGAAATATGAAACTTCCTGTGAAACACTATATTCAGGGTCTTtgagaggtgattttttttatatgtttGAGTTGAGTCCGTGTAGTATAAGTGAATTTAAACACAGCACAGCAGTAGTTGATTATTCacttcgtctctaaggtgccacaagtactcctgttcttgttGTGGAGAATAAGACTCACTGCTGAGTTTGTATACAAATCCTATTAGAGACGTGCCAGTATTTTCATAGAAGTTTGACATAGTTTAAATTACAACCTGGCAAAGTGGCTTTGTCCTAACCAGATCTTTTTTGCTTATCTAGATATAGAAGCACCATAAAGACATATTCAAAATATtgcagtagcactgctgaaacAAATACCTTTttgttgattttgttttattaactATGCTCCTCTACCTTATGTTTCCCTGTCCAACCCCCTCCAAACTGCCATCTGCAATAACCCGCAGGCTAAGGTCTTCGCTAGGCAGAAGTAATACCATTCGGCTATAAAATCCAGAGCTAAACCTGTGCCTCTCTAAATTCTGGCTTTTTTACTTGTCATCCCTGCCATGTGAGGGACTAAACAAAGGAGCTTATTTAATGCCACTTGTGATCAAGCAGATATCTTCACAGTGTGACAGAAAGCCAACACTTGTCTCCTCCAGCAGTCACATAGCAAAGAGCTACTCCTAGGCCAGGAGGCTGACCTACAGTATAAAACCTGCTAAAgagacacccccgcccccagcgcaCGAGTGACTACTTGCACCACCACTCTCTCATGTGCAAACCTTTGGAGAGAGACCACTCTTACAAGTGACCACATTTGCTTGCTCCCATGAGTGGTCACTCTTGGCAGgttttactgtatttgtttttctgttttctagAAGTATTTGAGGAGGGTAAAGTTTACTAGTTTGATCTCTTTGCTGCTGCATAAGGAATTAGTGGAATTCGAATATTATTTTGAATTTGATGCTGCAAACTGCTCAAGTTGCCTCTTCTATCCTCATGCTGCTCTCTGATCAGTGCTTGTTTCAGCAGAAATAATGCTTGTTTCTGAAATGTAGGCTGTACTTTCTGCAGAGATGAGAAACAACTTAGATTATATAGGACAAATGGCACGAATGTTGCTgccctaaaaataaataataattatacttaGCTCTTATGTAGGACACTTACTAGGTGGAGAGTTACATGAGAGtggcatggtctagtggttagagcagagaacTAGGTGTCAGGGCTCATGTGGCCTTACTTTTTGGGAGTGCTGCACAAGCTAGCTCCAACTGAAGTGCAGAGGAACTATGTTCAGCACCCAGAGAATTAGGCCAAGGGGATCTTTTCCCCAGCTCTTTCAATAATTCACTTTgaggctttgggcaagtcaccctaggccaaaattttcaacgGGAGCTGCAGTTGCTCATCGAGGATAATTTTTTGAATGTAAGAGCCAGgattgtctgtcttctctatgAGTTCCGGTATAGCCCTTTCTACCTTTAGGCTCAACATTTTCTGCTCAAAAAATTAAACTTCAGCCTCAGTAGTGATTAAATCCATCATGAAGTAGGCAAATTCCTTGGACCCATCTTTCTTGATCTTTTTAAGAGTACTCTTATGCATCCTAGATGTTTCTATTCATGTGTCGTTTAATTGGCCGCATTGTTTTGTGGTTGGTCTGCACTGATGATATGCTTTATTTGcatttgccttaaaaaaaattaaaaaataaaataaaaaaaaaaagtctaaatgtAACAGCAGCTAGCTGTGAGTGGATATAACGGTTTGTGACCATGACCCTAGCCTATGATGAGGGTCAGGAAACAAAGATCCATCTCTTGCTAGCATGCCAGTGTTTTGCACCTTGGTTACAGTGTTATTGTAATAAGGAAATGATGGTAAATCAAAGGCACAGAGGTCTTTTAGAAAGAAGACTTTGCAAAGATTATGCTTCAGTAGGacttatggggggggggaaacaataGTTGAGCAGTGAAGTCCTCCGCAATCCTGTAGTCCTCCATGCATGTGTAACAAACTGAAAGTGGCTTGATCACATTATGTCTTTAGAACTTGCTTATTACACAACTTACAGAGGCCACCCTGTGATTTGATAGATATTGAGGTGTGAATGGTGTAGAAGTTGGCAGAGTAATGTatcctcagcagacagccatTATGAAATACACGTCTGTGGCCATGATCGTGGAATCTTTTAAGAGTCTTTGTTGTAACGAGACCAACATTATGCCTGCCAGATGAAAACACCAGTCTGAGCAAACAGTTATGCTTAATTATTTACTTTTGCTGCAATTTTGATTTAGAcagcagttttctttctttttttctccttaatTATCATTGAGTTGGATCTGGCAGAGTGACAGCTTTGCTCTCATGCTTGTCACAGTGTGGCTTTACACAGGGTTCTCATTAGCTACTTCTTAGGATTTGGTTGTCTGTGATTCTGAGAGCAAATCTGGTGTTTCTGTGCATGACTCAGTGAGATGCTCTGATTTACTGGCAGTGGTTTAGTCACAGGCTTGAACTGCCTGTGATCAAAATCTGCACTCTGATCACTCACATGGCTTTACAGAGGCTAACTTTACACACTATAGAGTCAACGTCCGAAAGCTTTGATCAAATTTCAGGCATGTGCTGCTGAGATCAACTGAACACAATGGGTAGTGTCCAAGTGCAGCACTGTTAAAACTGTGTGGCGTGAGTGCTGCTTTGAATTCTCATCCTGAGAAGAAAAGTATGATCAATATCAAAGTTGCTCACTCTTTTTACCAGAAACACATTTTGAACCAGccatgcagggtgtgtgtgttgggagggggGTTGGGTTGTGGAGTGGGAGTATTTCTCTAGACTTTGGCAGCTGTTATGTCTGATTCCTATGAGAAGCTAGAAGATTGTCCTTAAGTCACTACAAAATCCAAACATAACCTTATCCGGGTGTGTGGcaaagtggtggtgggggagagcaggaggTGCACGCGTGACATTCTCTCTGCTAATGAGCAAGTGGGCCATGTCTCTGCCCCTTTCCTTCTCTGCTGACCCGCAGATGTGCCTGGGGAAAGGATGCTGTGCCATGTAAGGACTGTTGTAAAATACTCCTCCACCTACAAGAGAACCAGAGGCCAGCAGGAGAGAAATGACATCTATCTCAGATACTGTGTCTCCTGGCACAGTctagattccacaacctccccttgCTCGGGGTTGTGCTAGGGGGCAAATTCATCCCATGATAATCAGTAATAATACCCTAGCTTTGGAGAGGTATATGTGGCTCTAAAGCTAGTATCTGGCTCAGTATACAACTTTCTCTAACCTTCTGTGCAGAgatctctgtttttaaaatgagcataGGAATACTTTTATGACTGTCTTCaactttaaaagaataaatagattAATAAAAAGCTGCTGGGAGGGAAAGTACGAAAGTGGCGAAACTATTAGTGGAGGCTGTATTCATATTATTGGGCTTGGAATTAGGGAGAAAAAAGATACATAAAAGTTTAAACAGTGTTATGCGCTTTTTTTCTTGCTAGTATTTTCTCTCTACAATATCTGATCTGTCGACATTTCACATAAAAGAACTAACAATCCTTTTTCAGCCTATGACATTGCCTCTATGCAGGcaattttttagaaaaataaccGATTGTTTTTCTTAACAGAGTTTGAGCGATTTCATTGACAATGACTAGCAAAACAACTAGCACAACAAACAATATAGCTCAGGCACGAAGAACTGTACAGCAGTTAAGAATAGAAGCTTCTATCGAAAGAATAAAGGTGAGAAACATTCTTACTGGTCTTTCGCTCTTTTTATATGAACCATGTGAATTGTGGCAGGTATATTTTAGTAAACTCACAATATATATGTACCTTTTTTTGTATTATGCATTACACATAACAGGGGTTATCTTTGAATGTGGTAGTTTCACTCATACCTGTGGTACTGAATTTTACAGATTTCCATATTGTTGCGATAGAAGAAATTGTACCAACAGTATAATAGGTACTTTATGGATATGTGAGAAGCCTACTGTGAGTTTATGATCTAAATCTATAATACATAGCGAGTGGAAGATGAGATGTGATGTAAAGcaggttttttttccaatttaccATGTTGGTTTTGGATGTTTAAATTTTACTTTGCAGGTAGGTCAAGGGTTTATAGCCCTCTTGAAAGAGGAGGAGAGTTGAGACAAGGTGCACCTAAATTATGATGGACAAGGAGCCCAAACTCCTCCCTTTTTCTCCCTGTCCCACCCAATGGTTAAGGAATTTGATTAAGCTAAAATCTCACCTACTAAGATTTGGCTTTTTGTTGTTCTAATCATACCATTCCTTACCTTCATTCTCCATTTTattaatacttttattaataCCAACAGTCCAAAGGTCAGCAGACTGGTTAATTCAACTGACATAGGTGCTTTTCTTACAGTCAGCTAGAGATTAGGAACATGCAATGTCTTGCAAGAAAATGACTGAATCAATTTCCTAGAAACTGTAAGTTAGTTGATGACACTTCAGTGATTATTAACAATGTCTAAAGATATAAAATCTTCTTACTAGAAGTCTGCTCTATTGTTCTGAACCTGCTGTTCAAATCTCAGAAAAATGTAAAGTTACTCATGCCTATCTTCCCAAACTAACCCCAAAGTACCTTTAAAGACACCACATCCTGGGTTATCCTTGTTTTTGCTTGCCTTTTCCCCATTCTACCAACCTCACCAAGGCCAGTCCAAAAAGCAAAGCCCAGAAACCTTTGCATTATGCTTGGTGGCCTTAGCTCTGGACCTGAAGATTTTATGGATTTCTCAAACTCTGTTCTTCCATATGCAGAACTAATTCACTGTAGCTATGGATGCATCCCACAGCCCATTCCATCCTATTGCAAATGATTTGGGAATATTTACcattttgtgtgtcttttttttttttttttttgccaggtgTCAAAAGCATCAGCAGATCTCAGGTGCTATTGTGAAGAACATGCCAGGAAAGATCCTTTACTAATGGGCATACCTGCTTCTGAAAACCCTTTCAAGGATAAAAAAACATGCATTATATTATAGCAGAGCAGTGAGTACCTCCATAGCTTTCCCAAGCAAAACAAACTACAAGCAAATTCTTAGAGAAATAACTGATATCAACGGTGTAAAACAGCAGTGTATTTACTATGTGTGTAAATGAATTTTTAAgcttaagatttttttctttatagcATCCTTACTGGGAATGAAGATTATAAACTAAATTATCATATTTCTTGTAAAATGGAATGTGGTCTGTGGCATGCAGCTGGTAATTCTCTTGTGTTGGTTTTTATGTAAGGCCAGGTATACACTACACACCTGTGTCaatataactacgttgctcagggtgtgaaaaatccatgcctcctgagtgacgtagttataccagcctaaccccctgtgtagacaactatgtcggcaggagagcttctcccgtcaacatagttactgcctctctgggaggtggattaactatgctggtgggagaagctctcccattggtgtgggagcgtcttcactaaagtgatccactgcagcactgtatgtgAAGACTAGCCCTAAGGAGATAGGGTTGGATGAGGTGAAGGTCTTTTTTTAAAACGTGTAATATCTGCATTTCAGTTTAAGGTATTAGGCTACACAATCAAGACCAAAGTTGCCTGATCTTCGCCTACAGATCAGCAAGGTAGACCCGTAATTTGGCtcttaatcaagattaatttactgtagctttttaaaaatagtgtatTTGTATTCAATTAGTAtattggttttgtgtgtgtgtgtatatatgtgtttgtgtatatacacATTCCAAAGTGCATTCTCTGACAAGACTCCTTGCAAACTACTGCTGCAATTATTGATAAACTCCATAGGTTCATGCCTTTACCTTCAGTTATGtcttaattcttttaaaaagtgaaaaatctgtttttgtgtCAAGAATCAATACATTTCTGATGATTtatgtaatttttcatttttgagaaGGTCTAATAAAGGAGAATTTTAATCCTTTCATTCGGCACCTCTAATTTTTCTCCTCAAATTATGATCATCGTAGCTCCTTTGATAAGGCTACAGTAAGACTCCAACACTTCGGAATTAGCATTTCTCTTGCCCCACTGCTAAGGTGAGGGGGAGGATTCTATCACTCCAAGCCACATACGTCACCTGTGCAAGTCTCATTTAGGTTTTGTGCAGTGATCCAGGATTTGGTTCTTTTAATAATTGAGTTCACCTTTTTTTACGGAAAAAGAAGCCAAATCCTATCTGGATTACGATCAAGCAAATGTAATTGGAAGGCCTTTCCATAACATCACTGATGTACAAATAGCTGAATAAAGTTTTATATATGTCTTATGTATTGATGGAATAAGTGAGTGGAAAGAAAACAATATTGACTTCTAGTAGGTTACCAgtgtgctgttttgtgtgtgtgtgtgtgtttctctatAGCCAGCTATACAATGCCTGAAATTGTGATCTTCTGTAATGATATTTACAGAAATCAACCACTTTTAATTTACTGTTTTATGTTGCATGTGTCTAATTCTGTATTAAATTATATATACACTGTTGATAATATATTGAGAAATTATATGTTTTTAACAAATCTCCTTTCAAAAATCTAAATTTGAGACTTCctgtaagaaaaaataaatgcacGGATTGTTCTGTGCTGACgttcaaattatttttataattagaATATTTTTCTAATAACAATTTCAAAACTATCTAGATTTTTCACTGATTTTATTTACCATATTTCAGTCTATCATTTTATAATGTGTCTTGTTAAAAACAGTAATTAACTTAGGTATATACTTTCATAACTGAGCTGTTAGAAGCAATCATTCTGTATTTCCTCAGTTCTGTAATATCTTGGTTTTTTTCAAAGTAACTTTTTACAACCCAAATATTGCCCTTCCATTGATCTATTATGGCCTGTGTTGTCAGCACTTTTGGCTAAATGTTTGAACTGTTTAGAAGCCAAATGAATGTATGAAAATGTAGTAGATACAAATATGGTGATGCAAAGGTTATTTTGATACCTGGCTCTTTCTCTTTGACCATTTCTAAGCTATTGGTTTATGATCCTTCTTACGCATAGCATTTCATGTCAGAAGTATTCAGCTAAATTTGAACTTTACTAACTTGTTTTATAACTACTTACGTTGCATTAATTTGAGTAATGAGTTTAACTGAAGACTTTTTTACATAGATTTTCTTTTGACCTGAATCCATTTTGTTCAGTTACTACTTCCATATCAAATCTACCCAGTATTTTTACAACTGGAGTCATAAGTGCCATGATTGTGTTTTTCAAGTTACTGAATCAAAACATGTAAATGATACATTTTAAAGTATTATCACAAACATGTTGCCATAAAACATACGCTACCGGAAATATTTTCATAAACAGCTGGGGCCTGactcagttcccattgaagtccatgagaattttgccattaatttcagtgggagtatgAGGAGACTTGGGGTGACTAGCATAACCTGTTGAAAATGTCTTCATAAATATTAGGATTTTAAATGTTCATAGTGCCACAATGTATGCCTGTTTTTAAAGGATGAGTCAATAGTGATCTATTCAGCCCTGTTTACTCTGAAGTgtatttttctactttttttatACACTTTTTTGACATCTTTACAACACCAGGACAAAATTTATAGCAGCAGCTGTTTAATTCTTTCTTATACCTATGCATTTAAATAGCAAAAGAGTTTTATTAGAACATAATTGCCCCTTTACCCACATATATATGATTAGAAATAGAGCAAATAGGGTGCCAACTTCTTTCAGATGCTTTCTAACTTTTAGCCTAAAACACATGGAAACTACAATAAAACAGTGAAATACAACTAACTGCTTCTGATTACTTTTGAATAGGTTTTTAAATAAACTCTGTGTATTGTATTTTAAACACAATATGTAGTGTCATCTGAagcttcaaattgctgcttaCATTTTTGTATTACTCTTTAAGTACACAAAATGCACTATGAAGTAGACCTTTTTGTTCAGTGAACTTGTGAAGAGAATGAGTCGTGCAGATCGTGAAGAACTGTGAAGACATATGGACTTTCTAGTTAGTGACATGAAATAATGAAAAccaaacccacccacccccatcgccCCCAGATTCATAGCTGTAGGTTTCAGGAATGATTTTCGGCCGGGCTAGCTAAGCATAACAACTGTGCCACAATACTGCAACTTACTTGGTGCTTTGAGTGCAGATACCTCAAGTGTAAAATCTTTGTGATGTAAAATGAACCTGATATTATTTCAGAAAATTTTAGGGCTCTTTTTCTTAAACTAAGAGGCCTGTTTgcttgatttttcccccctctgggTTTATTAATTTGATTGTTTTAATACTGTGTTGTTTTGTATTGTCATTGTAATTTCAGATTCACATGAATGTTGTCACAATGATTTGCCTTTGACTTACAAATGGTTTTATggaattcttttgttttctctaacATGCTTTTGCCATTCATCAGTGAGCCTCTTAAAGTTGTTTATTGTGGTCTTTCTATGAAAGAGGGCTTCTTATAGCAATGAGAGAAAAAACTGTTAACCAAGAGAATGTGATGGATGGCTAGCATGTTCAATATTATGGATATGAAacactttattaaaaatatcactGCTTTGTATATTGTTTCAGCTTGTCATTGTAGTTTAGTTTGCTTTCCAATGCATAGAACCTGTTGAGGAATTAGACAAATGTCCGCCATCCAGAGGATCTGAAGGCTTTCAGCACAGTGGTGTCGAACACTGACAAAGACGATGTTCTTGGAAGAAAGACAGACTAGATATACAttttgggggagtgggaggagaggaaggaatgaCTCACTTTGTAGGTCAAATTTGCTAAGCACCAGAGCTTAAATTGGGAGGGTGGCTGTGTATATGCAGTGTTACTATCAACTGTAATCTTATGCTCCAAATCGTagctttcctctttttaaaaaagtctctcaCCCTGTggctacaaaaaacaaaaaaaagtcaatggTACAATTACGGTTAAcgtcagtgagagcaggatcaggcccttatcaCAGTACACTCATTTTAAACTACTGGTGGCGTGGCACTTGCAAATGCAACACCATTCCACATCATGGCCCATGTGGGAAGATCCCTGCATCTGCGGGgagtcccactaacttcagtgggacttgtcgTGGGCCTGATTGTAGGACTGGAGCATATAATGCAATAGAAAATAGTACTACATTTAAAGGGGGGGGGTCTATTTACATTACCATTTTCACAAACTCACTTAGTAATTAATCTGCAGAGTTACAAAATGTGCATTTGTTGATGCACTCTCTTCAATTAAAATTATTGGAAATCATATGTGGGGACACGAAAAGGGTGAAAACctggctccattgatgtcagtggggtcaggatgtGTTTATTTTGGCTTTAACTGTGCTGCTCTGTGGTCATTTTGCATATGGACACATCTAATGCCTTTGTGAGTCATGGGAAAGTGAGAAATCTTGGCTGCCAAAGGGTTTCATCAGAGTCATAAAGCAATTCCAAGACACTCACGAAGTAAgagccctgagcctgccatgaAAGGGTTTAGAATTTCTACTGCTCTCAGCCAAAAGTTTTGGTTTTAGAAttttgataagtgcaaagtacttcacacaCACTAAATCCAGTAGCACTCAGGTAGGAGAGATACATTCATTTCATGCATGGAGGCGGAGTGTGGTTAAGTTCATCATAAATAAAAGAAGACTTTAGGATTCTGCAGAAATGATCCAAAATATGTCTTACAACAGCTCTTCCTGCTTGCATGCTTACAGTTAGTAATAGAAAGTGTCTTGCCCATTTTCACATAGTAAGTCAAGGTTGGAGCCAGCAAATTGTATCAATGAATACTGACTCCCAGACTTGTGCTCTAATCGCTAGATGTCATATAGAAACTATTAGGCCCACCTGAATGCTTAAGTCTTTTTCCATGACATTATTTCACAAtgattggggggtgggagaaatCTGTAATTATTAGTCTGAAACTTCCATCTTGTAATGAATTTGCCACTGTGTACCACTGTCCTGTATGGGGTGGGACCCAAACTATTTGGTTGTGTTATAGGCCATGTACGGCAAACAGATAAAAGAGATTATCTTTTTAGATCATGTCCTAGAGATCTGTGTTTCTGGAGTGAAAGGATGTGTGTGTTAACCCTATTCTCACCACAAAATTCAGAGTAGCTAAATTGTGCTGCAAAGTGATAGCAATGATGTTGCAGGTAGCCACAGCTGTTTTACAATACCTTTCCAGAAAATAGCTTATAGTTGTATACATGCTAAAATGCCGTCCAGTGAGAATGGCCACAAAGAACTTTCTGTTCTCCGAGGGATTGCACACATTCATTCCGCTCTTGTTGTACACCCAGTGTGCACCGGGTGCACCGGGTGTGCATCGGACCTTTTTTCCCTCACTGGTGCCCGCTGGTGTGGCTCAAGCACTGCCTGCTGCTGCGCACCACTGCACGCTGGCATAAAGGGCCAAGCTGCCCCAGAGCGCGCTCGGTTCCTTCTTGCCATCCATGTCGGTTGTTGGAATCGCTTGGCTTGCCTTGCCTTAGCAAGTGCTCTCAGTGTGTTCATTATAAATTAATTTAGATAGTTTCTGGATTTATAGTGATAGCACTTCGTTAATAGTGTAGATAgtataagtttttcttttttggtcccAATTGGAGTGTTTTTCTGTTACTCGGTACTGAGGGATAACTTGGTCACTGGGCTTCAAGCCCTGAAGTCTCTTGCCAGGTGGTACCAGAAcggtgggggcgggggacacaATGTCAtgtcccccccccattttttactggctgtaagggCGAGCGATGGGaggagagggcagagaggagcaagcggggggtggggtcttggggggaaagaggtggtGCAGGGGTGGGTCCTTAGGGAAAAGGCCAGTgtgagggtgggggctcagggagaaggggcgggcACAGGGGCTTGGGGTGGCATGGCGCATGGGACCATGGTTTGGGCACATGtgccccccccacttttagggtgCTTCTGCTTCTCCTGTATCTTCCATTAAGCCAATGCCCATAAGCAACCGACACTCAAGCTGCTTGAAGAGTTTAGGGGAAGCTCATATTCAGGATCACTGCCAGATCTGTGAAGACTTTAAGCCTCAGACAGGGAAAGATGGAGAAGCCAGGTTACAGTTTTTGCGCATGGAGGCAGCCATGAGACCTCTGTCAGAATCTGGTCGATCAGGCTCAGCACCGAGTGCATCCTATGTGGCCTGAGTCCCGACACTGCTCACCCTCCTTAGTGCTTAAGAAGAGGTATAAGACCTGTAAGCAGACCACCAAGAGGGGATGGTCACTGGTACCGAAGTCATCTAGGCGTGGGCATAAGAGTAAAGTGCAGCTGAAACCTAAGCACTCCTCTTCGACCTGGCACAGCTAACTCTTCCACTGAGGCAAGCACCGTCCTGTTCGGAGCGTGAGGGAGTGCCTTCTACATCTACGGCCCTGCACGACCCCGAGACCAGCATTGGCCAAGTGGACGATACAGGAACGGCGGAAGCAGTGGTAGCTGATGGCAGTGGTAGccaatgacagaacaaggagtactggtctcaagttgcagtgggggagatttaggttggaaattaggaaaagctttttcactaggagggtggtgaaacactggaatgcgttacctagggaggtggtggaatctccttccttagatatttttaaggtcaggcttgacaaagccctggctgggatgatttagtccgggattggtcctgctttgagcagggggttggactagatgacctcctgaggtcctttccaaccctgatattctatgatattctaagCACCCTAAAAGTGGAGGTGCCACAGGTGCCCAAACCATGGTCCcacctgccatgccatgccaagCCCCAACCTCACACTGGCCtttcccgaggccccgcccctgcaccACATCTTCCTGAGGCCCCGCTCCTGTGCCATCTCtccccccccaaagccccaccccccacttactcctctccgccccctcctcccatcGCTCGCCCTTACGGCCGGTAAAAAATGGGGGGCATTTGCTGCACCGAGAGAGCTGCTTAGCCTTTCAGTGCTGGTATACCCAGCGGTGCAGGAGACCACGCACTAAATACCAGCAGATGCAGGAGGGCAGCAGCGCTTGGTACCATGTCAATCTCTGTTGCCTCAAACTGCACATCCACCAGTACTGTTGAAAGGGAAGCCTGAAATGTTGGTGATGCT
Above is a genomic segment from Natator depressus isolate rNatDep1 chromosome 8, rNatDep2.hap1, whole genome shotgun sequence containing:
- the GNG12 gene encoding guanine nucleotide-binding protein G(I)/G(S)/G(O) subunit gamma-12; the protein is MTSKTTSTTNNIAQARRTVQQLRIEASIERIKVSKASADLRCYCEEHARKDPLLMGIPASENPFKDKKTCIIL